A genomic window from Bdellovibrio sp. SKB1291214 includes:
- the gltS gene encoding sodium/glutamate symporter: protein MSFTSIQTVAIAALVVYFGRYLKSKFHFIDKYNLPSPVMGGLLVAVVISFLKAQDLMVFEFDKAFEPTLMIAFFASVGYAASYKLLKQGGRAVIYFLLLAIAGLIVQIIAGIGLAKLMDLHPLMGVLTGPVALTGGPGTALAFAPSFETVGVENASIIGLTTAMGGILLGGLAGAPLATYLIHKKTLKDHNYRGHVHVDESNWLKSFIGRDLLLHILALCLIMGLGTALSGWINSLGITLPMYIGSMIVAAIFRNIEDNTSLFKIKFDWIEEIGTVALTLFIAMAIMSLRLEELKNAALPILAFLFVQTLLVVVTAIGPVFWVGGKDYEGAVMAAGYTGFMMGTTANAMANMYSLNQKYGPAPKAFLVVPLVGSCFIDFINAAAITFCLNVFR from the coding sequence ATGAGTTTTACATCTATTCAAACCGTCGCTATTGCCGCACTTGTTGTTTATTTTGGACGCTATCTTAAAAGCAAGTTTCATTTCATTGATAAATACAACCTTCCTTCGCCAGTAATGGGTGGGTTGTTAGTTGCCGTGGTGATCTCGTTTTTAAAAGCTCAAGACTTGATGGTGTTCGAGTTTGATAAAGCTTTCGAACCGACGTTGATGATCGCGTTCTTTGCCTCGGTGGGCTATGCTGCCTCTTATAAATTGTTGAAGCAAGGTGGACGCGCAGTTATCTATTTTCTTTTGTTAGCCATTGCCGGGCTTATCGTACAAATTATTGCGGGGATTGGTTTAGCGAAATTGATGGATTTACATCCTTTGATGGGAGTATTGACAGGTCCCGTCGCTCTGACTGGCGGACCAGGAACAGCTTTGGCTTTTGCACCTTCCTTTGAAACAGTGGGTGTAGAGAACGCATCCATCATCGGTCTGACAACCGCCATGGGTGGGATCTTATTGGGCGGCCTAGCTGGTGCTCCCCTCGCGACTTATTTAATTCACAAAAAGACTTTGAAAGATCACAACTATCGCGGTCACGTGCATGTGGATGAGTCCAATTGGTTGAAATCATTTATCGGACGTGACCTTCTTTTACATATTTTAGCGTTGTGTTTAATAATGGGTCTTGGGACAGCGCTGAGCGGCTGGATTAATTCGTTAGGAATTACTTTGCCAATGTATATTGGTTCCATGATCGTGGCTGCGATCTTTAGAAATATTGAAGACAATACTTCGCTTTTTAAAATCAAATTTGACTGGATTGAAGAGATCGGCACAGTGGCACTCACCCTGTTCATTGCGATGGCCATCATGAGCTTAAGACTGGAAGAGCTAAAAAATGCTGCATTACCAATCTTAGCTTTCCTGTTTGTACAGACGCTATTGGTTGTCGTGACAGCCATTGGACCCGTGTTTTGGGTAGGTGGCAAAGACTACGAAGGCGCCGTGATGGCGGCTGGATACACAGGGTTTATGATGGGCACAACAGCCAACGCGATGGCCAATATGTATTCACTGAATCAGAAGTACGGGCCAGCACCAAAGGCTTTTTTAGTCGTGCCTTTGGTGGGATCTTGCTTCATTGATTTTATCAATGCGGCAGCAATTACCTTCTGCCTTAACGTCTTTCGATAA
- a CDS encoding TolC family protein, with the protein MSLLHLCMLACFALAVREAQAEVRCEKVNNYKDVVECAEKHSPEVQKAESTWAEKSARVESATQLTNPDLSLQSVSGSLDSERKTETDVALTFPIELGGKRSARKQLASVEAARAQSDIYRAKSEVRREVYLKLLRLRHIQQEIELVDESIETFTKLVKQYEGRPARSPEQDVSLTVFKIAKSEYGFKRSEYEQELAAVEMYFQVTTGLNLDSLKKVSMPEIKSWPVSASPNGDLKKSPLAAAYEFDVQSARGAWDGEKADSWPTVNIGPSAKFTNESGRELQQWGFNLSMPIPLFNANGAGRAAAQASVQSSERKQELALKQLEADRKLFSNLYNKAVLSLKDSPSSTSLEGKHKKIESLFFKGLVPSSLVIESHRSLVEFEKTRNSHELKALNSLFNIQMIAGETIGVSL; encoded by the coding sequence ATGTCTTTGCTACACCTATGCATGCTCGCTTGTTTCGCCCTGGCGGTGAGAGAAGCCCAAGCGGAAGTTCGTTGTGAAAAAGTTAATAATTATAAAGATGTGGTCGAGTGCGCAGAAAAGCACTCGCCCGAAGTACAAAAAGCGGAAAGCACATGGGCCGAAAAGTCGGCCCGAGTGGAATCCGCAACCCAGCTCACAAATCCAGATTTGTCATTACAATCTGTATCCGGATCATTGGATTCAGAGCGCAAGACAGAAACCGATGTGGCTCTAACATTCCCGATAGAACTGGGAGGAAAACGTTCTGCGCGAAAACAGCTGGCCAGTGTCGAGGCAGCACGTGCTCAGTCGGACATTTACCGTGCGAAATCAGAAGTTCGCAGGGAAGTTTATTTGAAGCTTTTACGTCTCAGACACATTCAACAAGAAATCGAATTAGTAGACGAATCCATCGAAACTTTTACGAAACTTGTGAAGCAGTACGAGGGACGCCCGGCCCGGTCTCCTGAACAGGATGTATCTCTTACGGTATTTAAGATTGCTAAGAGTGAGTATGGTTTTAAGCGCTCTGAATATGAACAGGAACTGGCTGCTGTGGAGATGTATTTCCAGGTGACGACCGGTCTGAATTTAGACTCTTTGAAAAAGGTATCCATGCCAGAGATAAAATCCTGGCCGGTCTCGGCTTCTCCAAATGGAGACTTAAAAAAATCACCGCTGGCAGCAGCCTATGAATTTGACGTTCAATCGGCGCGAGGTGCATGGGACGGGGAAAAAGCAGATTCTTGGCCGACAGTGAATATCGGTCCGTCCGCAAAATTCACGAATGAATCTGGAAGGGAGCTGCAACAATGGGGTTTTAACCTCAGCATGCCGATCCCCTTATTTAATGCCAACGGGGCGGGGCGGGCCGCGGCGCAAGCGTCTGTGCAATCTTCCGAAAGAAAACAAGAGTTGGCATTAAAGCAATTGGAAGCTGACCGAAAGTTATTCAGCAATCTTTATAACAAGGCCGTTCTATCTTTAAAGGACTCTCCCAGCAGCACTTCCCTTGAGGGAAAACACAAGAAAATTGAAAGCTTGTTTTTTAAAGGCTTAGTTCCCAGTTCTTTGGTAATCGAATCCCACCGTTCTTTGGTGGAGTTTGAAAAAACACGGAACAGCCACGAGCTTAAAGCTTTAAATTCGCTTTTTAATATTCAGATGATTGCTGGTGAAACCATCGGGGTAAGCTTATGA
- a CDS encoding efflux RND transporter permease subunit — protein sequence MINKIIHFSVYNRSIVLLFTLILGFAGVQAFQSLPIDAVPDITNNQVQINTTIDGLAPEEIERSITFPIESSMRGLAGVLEVRSITRFGLSQVTVVFRDSVEIYRARQMVSERLQGVLPDIPKGAEAKLGPISTGLGEIFQYTLDFKKAAANSDERLKQMMEIKSIQDWFVKPRLLTVEGIAEINTTGGFEKQFHVQPNIQKMASYGIHFEEIVQALEKVNRNVGGGYIAQTAEQFLVQGVGLFKSARDIEQVSVKQLDSFRVVRIGDIAKVKLGKELRTGAATHNGQETLLGTAMMLLGENSRTVATRVKDKVDEISKTLPDDIEMKVVYNRSDLVNATLGTVEHNLLMGATLVIIVLFLLIGNIRAAVITAITIPLSLLATFLVMKPLGISGNLMSLGALDFGIIVDGTVILIDNCVRYVQNQRKLLGRKLTQQEIQKAVYEAAVEVRVAAGFGELIVIVVFLPIFALTGIEGKMFAPMAATFAIAVASALILSFTTAPALASLILQGDAAEKEPKFMQWLRNAYQPVFEFTFKHRKATIASSVMAVVFGAILFMTRGAEFLPQLSEGSFAFHMIRPVNLSLDQSIAFQLKADNIVKAFPEVKDVFSRIGTSEVATDPMGVNISDTYIMLKDRSEWPKSNKGQRHTYESLVNALVENLEKELPGQNYLASQPIQMRFNELLEGTRADVSVKVFGPDLQKNMNIAKQIQGIVTEISGAGDVEVDLAGTSPVLKIEPIENQIRRYGANTSDVLNTISIALGGQESGYLFENERKFPIVVRLDDKDRSDLNTVRNLPVGLGGNTTTPLSNLATAKFSETFGSISREDSNRRSAVLINLRGRDTESFVNEAQKTVEEKIKLPQGYYLQWGGNFKNLQEARNRLLVLTPIALVLVLLMIYAAFRSVGQTALIFCCIPFALVGGVIGLIANGLPFSISAGVGFIALSGIAVLNGVVLVNYFNHLKQQGKTGKDLVLTGTLIRLRPVLMTALVAIFGFLPMMLSTGIGAEVQRPLASVVIGGIVSSTILTLIVLPSLYSIFENKFSGRVAH from the coding sequence ATGATCAATAAGATAATTCATTTTTCTGTGTACAACCGTTCTATCGTGTTACTGTTTACTTTGATCCTTGGGTTCGCAGGAGTCCAAGCGTTTCAAAGTCTACCGATTGATGCGGTACCCGATATCACCAACAATCAAGTGCAAATTAATACGACCATCGATGGTCTTGCGCCCGAGGAAATTGAACGCTCGATTACTTTTCCCATCGAATCATCGATGCGCGGTCTTGCGGGTGTTTTAGAAGTTCGTTCGATCACACGCTTTGGCCTATCACAAGTGACAGTGGTGTTTAGGGATTCGGTCGAGATCTATCGCGCGCGCCAAATGGTTTCTGAACGTCTGCAGGGTGTTCTGCCAGACATTCCCAAAGGGGCAGAGGCAAAGCTGGGCCCTATATCGACTGGATTGGGAGAGATCTTCCAATACACTCTGGATTTTAAAAAAGCTGCAGCCAATTCTGATGAACGCTTAAAGCAGATGATGGAAATTAAATCCATCCAAGACTGGTTTGTAAAACCCCGTTTACTGACTGTCGAAGGAATTGCAGAAATCAATACCACGGGTGGATTTGAAAAACAGTTCCACGTACAACCTAATATTCAAAAGATGGCCTCTTATGGAATCCATTTCGAAGAAATTGTTCAGGCGTTGGAAAAGGTGAACCGAAATGTGGGTGGAGGATATATCGCCCAAACAGCTGAGCAGTTTTTGGTACAAGGTGTGGGCCTATTTAAGTCGGCCCGGGATATCGAACAAGTCTCTGTAAAGCAGCTTGATTCCTTTCGAGTGGTACGGATCGGCGACATCGCCAAAGTTAAACTTGGTAAAGAGCTAAGAACTGGAGCCGCCACGCATAACGGTCAGGAAACTTTGCTGGGAACAGCCATGATGTTGCTCGGGGAAAATAGTCGGACCGTGGCAACACGAGTTAAGGACAAGGTCGACGAAATTTCTAAGACATTGCCCGACGATATTGAAATGAAAGTGGTTTATAACCGCTCGGATTTGGTGAATGCGACCTTGGGAACTGTCGAGCATAATCTTTTGATGGGGGCCACACTGGTTATTATCGTGTTGTTCTTATTGATTGGAAATATCAGAGCGGCGGTTATCACGGCCATCACAATTCCATTATCGTTACTAGCCACATTTCTTGTTATGAAGCCATTGGGTATTTCAGGTAACTTGATGAGCCTAGGTGCCCTTGATTTTGGTATTATCGTGGATGGGACCGTGATCCTCATCGATAACTGTGTCCGTTATGTTCAAAATCAACGCAAACTATTAGGTCGTAAGCTGACCCAGCAGGAAATCCAAAAGGCGGTTTATGAGGCGGCGGTCGAAGTGCGTGTCGCAGCGGGCTTTGGGGAACTGATCGTGATTGTCGTATTCCTTCCGATCTTTGCCTTAACTGGGATCGAGGGAAAAATGTTTGCTCCCATGGCAGCGACTTTTGCAATCGCAGTGGCATCCGCACTGATTTTGTCATTCACGACGGCTCCGGCATTGGCTTCTCTAATTCTGCAGGGTGATGCTGCTGAAAAAGAGCCAAAATTCATGCAGTGGCTTCGCAATGCTTATCAACCTGTCTTCGAGTTTACTTTTAAGCATCGTAAAGCCACCATTGCATCGTCTGTGATGGCCGTGGTGTTTGGTGCGATATTGTTTATGACCCGAGGCGCGGAGTTTTTACCCCAACTCAGTGAAGGCTCTTTTGCCTTTCATATGATTCGTCCCGTGAATTTAAGTCTAGATCAGTCGATTGCTTTTCAACTTAAAGCAGACAATATCGTAAAAGCCTTTCCTGAGGTGAAGGATGTTTTTTCGCGTATCGGAACAAGCGAGGTTGCAACCGATCCCATGGGCGTTAATATCTCTGACACTTATATCATGTTGAAAGATCGCTCCGAATGGCCGAAATCAAATAAAGGTCAACGTCACACCTACGAATCCTTGGTAAATGCATTGGTCGAAAATCTTGAAAAAGAATTGCCAGGACAAAACTATCTGGCATCACAACCCATCCAAATGCGTTTTAATGAATTGTTAGAAGGAACCCGCGCTGATGTGTCGGTAAAAGTTTTTGGTCCTGATTTGCAAAAAAATATGAATATTGCAAAACAGATTCAAGGCATCGTTACTGAAATTTCTGGAGCAGGAGACGTCGAAGTCGATTTAGCAGGCACAAGCCCCGTATTAAAAATCGAACCTATCGAGAACCAAATCAGGCGATATGGAGCAAACACCTCTGATGTTTTAAATACGATTTCTATAGCGCTGGGTGGGCAAGAAAGTGGATATCTTTTCGAAAACGAAAGAAAATTTCCGATCGTCGTTCGCCTGGATGATAAAGATCGCTCTGACTTAAACACTGTCAGAAATTTGCCGGTTGGATTAGGCGGTAACACCACAACACCCCTTTCGAATTTAGCCACGGCGAAATTTTCCGAAACCTTTGGGTCCATCAGTCGCGAGGATTCGAATCGGCGATCTGCTGTTTTAATCAACCTGCGCGGTCGCGATACCGAAAGTTTTGTGAATGAAGCCCAAAAAACGGTCGAAGAAAAAATTAAGCTGCCTCAAGGTTATTACTTGCAGTGGGGGGGGAATTTTAAAAATCTTCAGGAAGCACGCAATAGATTATTGGTTCTAACACCGATTGCTTTGGTATTGGTGCTCTTAATGATCTATGCGGCCTTTAGAAGTGTGGGACAAACAGCCCTGATATTCTGCTGCATTCCGTTTGCTTTAGTCGGTGGCGTGATTGGTTTGATCGCAAACGGCCTGCCTTTCAGTATTTCAGCTGGCGTGGGTTTTATCGCGTTGTCAGGTATTGCAGTCCTAAATGGGGTGGTTTTGGTCAATTACTTTAATCATCTCAAACAACAGGGAAAAACGGGAAAAGACTTGGTTTTGACGGGGACTTTAATTCGCCTAAGACCCGTCTTAATGACGGCCTTGGTTGCAATATTTGGCTTTTTGCCAATGATGTTATCGACGGGGATCGGTGCTGAAGTTCAAAGACCTTTGGCTTCGGTCGTCATTGGAGGGATTGTCTCGTCAACAATTTTGACCCTGATTGTGTTGCCAAGTCTGTATTCAATCTTTGAGAACAAGTTCTCTGGCAGAGTCGCACACTAA
- a CDS encoding transporter gives MNLKRLLATAVLLISATSQAKIKDNSFLMEEAYNQEAGVVQFINGFQYTGPADDWNYTFTNELPMGNETHQFSYVIPVAKFGATDETGLGDILLNYRYQLINNDHIAMAPRFSLITPTGDYKKGFGMGTPGFQFNHSVSIIVNEKWTNHWNAGFTYVPSAKNSNDDTANLFGYNFGTSVVYDINEKLNFLCEFVFNSMDTIDDAGMKLNGSTYYVVPGFRTSFQAGKETEIVPGIAAILGAGPSADEHVTGVFAYLSIESKLW, from the coding sequence GTGAATCTAAAAAGACTTTTAGCCACTGCAGTACTTTTAATCTCGGCAACGTCCCAGGCAAAAATCAAGGACAACTCTTTTTTAATGGAAGAAGCCTATAACCAAGAGGCTGGAGTGGTTCAGTTTATCAACGGTTTTCAATACACTGGCCCCGCTGATGACTGGAACTATACTTTCACCAATGAACTGCCAATGGGAAATGAAACACACCAATTTTCGTATGTTATTCCGGTTGCAAAATTCGGGGCCACTGACGAAACGGGCTTAGGTGATATTCTTTTGAATTATCGCTATCAACTGATCAACAACGACCATATCGCGATGGCTCCGCGCTTTTCATTGATCACGCCAACAGGAGATTATAAAAAAGGTTTTGGCATGGGAACTCCGGGTTTTCAATTCAACCACTCTGTTTCAATTATCGTAAATGAAAAGTGGACGAATCACTGGAACGCAGGCTTCACGTATGTTCCAAGCGCAAAAAATAGTAACGACGATACAGCGAACCTGTTCGGCTACAACTTTGGCACAAGTGTCGTATACGATATCAATGAAAAATTAAACTTCTTGTGTGAATTCGTTTTCAACAGCATGGACACAATTGATGACGCTGGAATGAAGCTCAATGGTTCAACTTACTATGTGGTTCCAGGCTTTAGAACATCTTTTCAAGCTGGCAAAGAAACTGAAATCGTTCCGGGTATTGCAGCGATACTGGGGGCTGGCCCTTCCGCTGATGAGCACGTCACTGGCGTTTTCGCGTACCTTTCGATTGAATCAAAACTTTGGTAA
- a CDS encoding efflux RND transporter permease subunit yields the protein MSPAKLSVRQPVFILSIVILMLTLGVMSLKALPIDLFPDVTFPTVVVQTTYGGAGPQEIETEVSKVLEDELATISGVQKVSSQNMDSVSVVMVEFSLKTNLNFAEQEVRAKVQNVLRELPDDIDQPVIRKVSPSDAPIMYITLLSDMEDGKLYDLAKEVISPQFEQVQQVGQVEILGGRKREIHVSLDYNKLNAADVSATSINSALISGGRNVPAGKIDEGKTQYSFRTIAQYQSINEIGNTVLRLADVYHPVSIATLGQIKDTLQDETTRTRLNGKKSVNFAVYRQSGANSVKVADDIRAKVTKINQQLKDQGIQASMKITQDTSKKIRDNVYDVYESILFGVILTIIVVYFFLGSMKSTLITGFALPNSLLGACIVMGIFGFSINIMSLLAMSLVVGLLVDDAIVVRENIFRKLEAGMSPKKAAVVGTEEVTLAVIATTLTILAVFGPIGNLEGIVGQFFKQFGLTICFAMIVSLFDGLFVAPALSAYVAGEHSHAEPTSKFGIWNKKALKAFDRFQSRLEEKYVSSLKWALAHPLKTIASSIGIFIFSIFIAGQVPFTFLPPQDNGEFFVMFELPPGASLDGTDAVATELEGRLKKYPEIEDVLTQIGSSNSEAHKGNLYIRLVPSKQRKKNTTQMKDVLRTEYKDLLTKYNIIVTDNPGQQNSRQFNLNIVGQDMNALIEYSNKVLEKLKANPSLSQPDTSFRVGKPEFQVKMKPDIARMSGVTLTSIGNELRTLIEGLTPAIYRENGVSYDVRVRLQPDQRDLRKEYTHFKVPNLNGRLVPLSNVAEIKESQGPSQILRENRNRYIQLSADITPGGKGIGGAMAEITALTKGELKPPPGVTFSFVGEAERFAELMQNILVSMGLGVMFIYLVLASLYGSFITPVTIMAVIPLAACGAFLSLFITRSSFDLFSMIGCVMLMGLATKNSILLIDSTMEQQKEGKTPTDALVHAGFTRLRPIIMTSLALIAGMIPVAIGLNEASKSRTSLGIVVIGGTISSTLLTLYVIPALHLYVHRFSVWFMAKYHKIFGEDKSEV from the coding sequence ATGTCACCAGCTAAACTTTCGGTTCGCCAACCTGTCTTTATCTTATCAATTGTTATTCTAATGCTGACTTTGGGTGTGATGTCCTTAAAGGCCCTCCCTATTGATTTGTTTCCAGACGTCACCTTCCCGACGGTTGTTGTACAAACAACTTACGGTGGTGCCGGTCCTCAAGAAATTGAAACAGAAGTTTCCAAAGTATTGGAAGATGAACTTGCCACCATCTCAGGTGTGCAAAAAGTTTCTTCGCAAAACATGGACTCGGTTTCTGTGGTGATGGTTGAGTTTTCCTTGAAAACAAACCTGAACTTTGCAGAACAAGAAGTCCGCGCCAAAGTTCAAAACGTTTTGCGTGAGCTTCCTGATGATATCGATCAACCCGTTATTCGTAAGGTCTCCCCTTCAGACGCTCCCATCATGTACATCACTCTACTTTCGGATATGGAGGACGGTAAACTTTACGACTTGGCTAAAGAGGTCATCTCTCCACAGTTCGAACAAGTTCAACAAGTGGGTCAGGTTGAAATCCTGGGTGGTCGCAAACGTGAAATCCACGTAAGCCTCGATTACAACAAATTGAATGCGGCAGACGTTTCTGCCACAAGCATCAACAGCGCTTTGATTTCTGGTGGTCGTAACGTTCCTGCTGGTAAAATCGACGAAGGCAAAACTCAATATTCCTTCCGTACAATTGCTCAGTATCAATCCATCAATGAAATCGGCAACACAGTTCTGCGCCTGGCGGATGTGTATCACCCGGTCTCTATCGCGACGTTAGGTCAGATTAAGGACACCCTTCAAGACGAGACAACTCGCACTCGTTTGAATGGCAAGAAATCTGTGAACTTTGCCGTGTACCGCCAATCCGGTGCGAACTCCGTGAAAGTTGCTGATGATATTCGTGCAAAAGTCACTAAGATCAATCAACAGCTGAAAGATCAAGGGATTCAAGCTTCGATGAAGATCACTCAAGATACTTCTAAGAAAATCCGTGATAACGTTTATGACGTTTACGAATCCATCTTGTTCGGTGTGATTTTAACAATCATCGTGGTTTACTTCTTCTTGGGTTCCATGAAGTCAACTTTGATTACGGGCTTTGCCCTGCCGAACTCCCTGCTGGGTGCGTGTATCGTGATGGGGATCTTTGGATTCTCGATCAACATCATGTCCTTGCTTGCGATGTCTTTGGTTGTGGGTCTTTTGGTGGATGACGCCATCGTTGTGCGGGAAAATATTTTCCGTAAATTGGAAGCCGGCATGTCCCCTAAAAAAGCCGCTGTTGTGGGTACTGAAGAAGTAACCTTGGCCGTAATTGCGACTACATTGACGATCCTTGCCGTATTTGGTCCGATTGGTAACTTGGAAGGTATCGTTGGTCAGTTCTTTAAACAGTTTGGTTTAACGATCTGTTTTGCGATGATCGTATCTTTGTTTGACGGTTTGTTCGTGGCCCCTGCTTTATCTGCCTATGTGGCGGGTGAGCATTCTCACGCCGAGCCGACTTCGAAATTCGGTATCTGGAACAAGAAAGCATTGAAAGCCTTTGACCGTTTCCAGTCTCGTTTGGAAGAAAAATATGTGTCTTCATTGAAGTGGGCCCTGGCTCACCCATTGAAAACAATCGCTTCTTCAATTGGTATCTTTATCTTCTCGATCTTTATTGCGGGCCAAGTTCCATTCACGTTCTTACCACCTCAAGACAATGGTGAGTTCTTTGTGATGTTTGAACTGCCTCCAGGGGCGAGCTTAGACGGTACAGATGCTGTGGCGACAGAGCTTGAAGGCCGCCTTAAAAAATATCCCGAAATCGAAGACGTTCTGACTCAAATCGGTTCATCGAACTCAGAAGCGCATAAAGGAAATCTGTACATCCGCTTGGTGCCTTCTAAGCAGCGTAAGAAAAACACGACGCAAATGAAGGATGTTCTTCGTACGGAGTACAAGGACTTGCTTACGAAGTATAACATTATCGTGACAGACAATCCTGGCCAACAAAACAGCCGTCAGTTCAACTTGAACATCGTTGGCCAAGATATGAACGCGTTGATCGAATACTCGAATAAAGTATTGGAAAAATTAAAAGCAAATCCAAGCTTGTCCCAGCCGGATACTTCCTTCCGTGTGGGTAAGCCTGAATTCCAAGTTAAAATGAAGCCTGACATCGCAAGAATGTCCGGTGTGACTTTGACAAGCATTGGTAATGAGCTTCGTACTTTGATCGAAGGTCTTACTCCGGCGATCTATCGTGAAAATGGTGTGAGTTATGATGTGCGTGTGCGTTTGCAGCCAGATCAACGTGATCTTCGTAAAGAGTACACTCATTTCAAAGTTCCAAACTTGAATGGCCGCCTGGTTCCACTTTCAAACGTGGCGGAAATCAAAGAATCTCAAGGTCCTTCACAAATCTTGCGCGAAAACCGCAATCGTTACATCCAGCTTTCTGCCGACATCACTCCAGGTGGTAAAGGTATCGGTGGTGCGATGGCAGAAATTACGGCTTTGACCAAAGGTGAATTGAAACCACCTCCAGGTGTGACATTCAGCTTCGTCGGTGAGGCGGAACGTTTCGCTGAACTTATGCAAAACATCTTGGTGTCTATGGGCCTGGGTGTGATGTTCATTTACTTGGTTCTTGCCAGTCTCTACGGCTCTTTCATCACTCCAGTGACGATCATGGCCGTGATTCCACTTGCTGCCTGCGGAGCATTCCTCAGCCTATTCATTACGCGTTCAAGCTTTGACTTGTTCTCGATGATCGGTTGCGTGATGTTGATGGGTCTAGCGACGAAGAACTCGATCTTGTTGATCGACTCCACAATGGAACAACAAAAAGAAGGTAAAACTCCGACTGATGCTTTAGTGCACGCGGGCTTCACCCGTCTTCGTCCGATCATCATGACTTCTTTGGCGTTGATTGCAGGTATGATTCCGGTTGCAATCGGTTTGAATGAGGCTTCTAAATCACGTACCAGCCTTGGTATCGTCGTCATCGGTGGTACCATCAGCTCCACTTTGTTGACGCTTTATGTGATCCCGGCGCTTCACTTATACGTCCATCGCTTCTCTGTTTGGTTTATGGCGAAATACCATAAGATCTTTGGTGAAGATAAATCTGAAGTCTAA
- a CDS encoding response regulator: protein MDKTKILIVDDNPDNIFALSELIKADDIELITANKPEQALSLLLDHDFALALLDVQMPEMSGFELAQFIRGIQKTRHLPIIFVTAQQQDQNIIFKGYESGAVDLMFKPLDPYIVRSKVQTFISLDRQNKLLKAKMDEVEFLRKRAEQANLSKSQFLANMSHEIRTPLASVLGFSDVLVQEDLGEEEKQDSLAAIRRNGELLLRLIDDILDLSKIEANQLHFMKSAFNFDDLLKDLSSTMSHRATDKGIALEIESNHRSGLYYNSDVERIKQVLLNLIGNAIKFTAQGSVKVHCSVQPDRNHHDRVIFEIRDTGIGISEEEAKKLFQPFSQADVSTRKRFGGTGLGLVISRELARSMGGDLKLISSVPGEGSFFEVSLLLEKAQGTTATIEQRAEALSKDVDLKGARILVVDDVSDNRLLIDRYMRNTHSEILQAANGMEAIEMMEDEDPDLILMDIQMPIMDGYETVRRIRAAGFTKPIIALTAHAMKEEGQKCMDAGCDGVLTKPARRKELLGKIQDVLDLQ from the coding sequence GTGGACAAAACGAAGATTCTTATAGTGGATGACAATCCCGATAATATCTTTGCACTGAGCGAGTTGATCAAGGCTGACGACATTGAATTGATCACAGCGAATAAGCCAGAGCAGGCTCTGTCTCTGTTGCTTGATCATGATTTCGCGTTAGCCCTTTTAGATGTGCAAATGCCAGAGATGAGCGGCTTTGAGCTGGCTCAATTCATTCGTGGTATTCAAAAGACTCGCCACTTGCCAATCATTTTCGTAACGGCTCAACAGCAAGACCAAAACATCATTTTCAAAGGTTATGAAAGTGGCGCCGTGGATTTGATGTTTAAACCATTGGATCCCTATATCGTGCGTTCCAAAGTTCAAACATTCATCTCTTTGGATCGTCAGAACAAACTTTTGAAAGCGAAAATGGACGAGGTTGAGTTCCTGCGTAAACGTGCAGAACAGGCTAATCTTTCAAAAAGTCAGTTCTTAGCAAACATGTCCCATGAAATCCGCACTCCCCTGGCTTCCGTTTTAGGTTTTTCTGACGTCCTCGTGCAAGAGGATCTGGGCGAAGAAGAAAAGCAAGATTCCCTTGCTGCTATTCGCAGAAATGGTGAATTACTCCTGCGTTTGATCGACGATATTTTGGATCTTTCAAAAATCGAAGCGAATCAATTGCATTTTATGAAGTCCGCTTTCAACTTTGATGATCTGTTAAAAGATCTGTCCTCGACAATGAGCCACAGAGCAACGGACAAAGGGATTGCATTGGAGATCGAATCGAACCATCGCTCGGGACTCTATTATAACTCTGACGTCGAACGCATTAAGCAGGTTCTTTTGAATTTGATTGGAAATGCCATCAAGTTCACAGCCCAAGGCTCTGTGAAAGTTCATTGCTCAGTTCAACCGGATAGAAATCATCATGACCGCGTGATTTTTGAAATCCGCGATACGGGTATCGGGATTTCTGAAGAAGAAGCTAAAAAATTGTTCCAGCCTTTCAGTCAAGCGGACGTCTCCACTCGCAAACGTTTCGGTGGCACCGGCCTGGGACTTGTAATCTCTCGCGAACTTGCACGCTCTATGGGGGGCGATTTGAAGTTAATCTCTTCGGTTCCTGGGGAGGGTTCATTCTTTGAGGTGTCATTGCTTTTGGAAAAAGCCCAAGGCACGACCGCAACGATCGAACAACGTGCGGAAGCATTAAGTAAAGATGTCGATCTTAAAGGAGCCAGAATCCTTGTGGTCGATGACGTTAGTGACAATCGCTTATTAATCGACCGCTACATGCGCAACACGCACTCTGAAATTTTGCAGGCTGCGAACGGTATGGAGGCCATCGAAATGATGGAAGATGAAGATCCTGATTTGATTTTAATGGATATTCAAATGCCGATCATGGATGGTTACGAAACTGTCCGCCGTATTCGTGCCGCAGGATTCACAAAACCTATTATCGCGCTGACCGCCCACGCTATGAAGGAAGAAGGTCAAAAGTGCATGGATGCAGGTTGTGATGGCGTTTTAACAAAACCTGCTCGACGCAAAGAACTTCTTGGAAAAATCCAAGATGTCTTGGACTTGCAATAG